In Aestuariibaculum lutulentum, one DNA window encodes the following:
- the cysN gene encoding sulfate adenylyltransferase subunit CysN: MIDNNQLLRFTTAGSVDDGKSTLIGRLLYDSKSIFEDQLEAIENTSKRKGHEGVDLALFTDGLRDEREQGITIDVAYRYFTTPKRKFIIADTPGHIQYTRNMVTGASTANAALILVDARHGVIEQTRRHAFIASLLQIPHIIVCVNKMDLVEYKEEAYNNVLSQFEEFSSKLLVKDVRFIPMSALLGDNVVNRSEHMDWYQGAPLLHTLETMHISSDINKVDARFPVQTVLRPQREGFIDYRGYAGRIASGVFRKGDEVTVMPSGFTSKIKSIDAFDKDLDEAFAPMSVSITLEDDIDISRGDMLVRSNNKPEASQDIEVMLCWLNNTEAKPRAKYTIKHTSNDQKAMIKEVVYKIDINTLERNSEDKVLSMNSISKVKIRTTKPLMVDSYRENRTTGSIILVDDATNETIAAGMIV; the protein is encoded by the coding sequence ATGATAGATAATAATCAATTACTAAGATTCACAACAGCAGGAAGTGTAGATGATGGAAAAAGTACGCTAATTGGGCGTTTATTATACGATTCAAAATCTATTTTTGAAGACCAATTAGAAGCTATAGAAAATACTAGTAAACGAAAAGGTCATGAAGGAGTAGATTTAGCATTGTTTACAGATGGTTTAAGAGACGAACGTGAACAAGGTATTACAATTGATGTTGCTTACAGATATTTTACAACACCAAAACGTAAATTTATAATAGCAGATACTCCAGGACATATTCAGTATACTCGTAACATGGTTACTGGAGCATCAACAGCTAATGCGGCATTAATTTTAGTTGATGCACGTCATGGTGTTATTGAGCAGACTCGCAGACATGCTTTTATAGCATCATTACTTCAAATACCTCATATTATTGTTTGTGTTAACAAAATGGATTTAGTTGAGTATAAAGAGGAAGCTTATAATAACGTTTTAAGTCAATTTGAAGAGTTCTCCTCTAAGCTTTTAGTAAAAGACGTGAGATTCATTCCAATGAGTGCTTTGTTAGGCGATAACGTTGTTAATCGCTCTGAACATATGGATTGGTACCAAGGTGCACCATTATTACATACTTTAGAGACGATGCATATTAGTAGTGATATTAATAAGGTAGATGCGCGTTTTCCTGTACAAACCGTATTACGTCCACAACGCGAAGGGTTTATTGACTACAGAGGCTATGCCGGACGTATTGCAAGTGGTGTGTTTAGAAAAGGAGATGAGGTAACAGTCATGCCTTCAGGGTTTACATCAAAAATAAAATCCATTGATGCTTTTGACAAGGATCTTGATGAAGCTTTTGCTCCAATGTCTGTATCTATTACTTTAGAAGACGATATTGATATTAGCCGTGGCGATATGTTAGTGCGTTCCAATAATAAACCAGAGGCGTCACAGGATATAGAAGTAATGTTATGCTGGCTGAACAATACCGAAGCTAAACCGCGTGCAAAATATACCATTAAGCATACGTCTAATGATCAAAAAGCAATGATTAAAGAGGTGGTTTATAAAATAGATATTAACACCTTAGAACGTAATAGTGAAGATAAGGTTTTGAGTATGAACTCAATCTCTAAAGTTAAAATTCGCACCACAAAACCGTTAATGGTCGATTCATACAGAGAAAACAGAACCACAGGTAGTATTATTCTGGTTGATGATGCCACCAATGAGACTATTGCGGCAGGAATGATAGTTTAA
- the cysD gene encoding sulfate adenylyltransferase subunit CysD, with protein MSKYYLNYLDELESEAIYVLREVWAQFQNPVILFSGGKDSIVVTHLAKKAFYPSKIPFSLMHVDTGHNFPETIKFRDDLIEELGVNLIVGSVQESIDEGRVAEEKGKNATRNALQITTLLDAIESNKVDCAIGGGRRDEEKARAKERFFSHRDDFGQWDPKNQRPELWNIFNGKHFEGEHFRAFPISNWTEMDVWNYIKRENIEIPSLYFAHEREVVWRQNSWIPNSEFLNLEENEEVVTRKIRFRTLGDITITGGIESDADTVEKIAQEVSAMRQTERGNRSDDKRSESAMEDRKRQGYF; from the coding sequence ATGAGTAAGTATTATTTAAATTATTTAGACGAGTTAGAGTCTGAAGCCATTTACGTTTTAAGAGAAGTATGGGCACAATTTCAAAATCCAGTGATTTTATTTTCAGGAGGAAAGGATTCAATAGTAGTTACTCATTTGGCAAAAAAGGCCTTTTACCCTTCTAAAATACCTTTTTCTTTAATGCATGTCGATACGGGGCATAATTTCCCTGAAACTATTAAATTCAGAGACGATTTAATTGAAGAATTAGGTGTTAATTTAATTGTAGGATCTGTTCAGGAATCTATAGATGAAGGTCGTGTAGCAGAGGAAAAAGGTAAAAATGCAACACGTAATGCCCTACAAATAACTACACTTTTAGACGCTATAGAGTCTAATAAAGTAGATTGTGCTATTGGTGGCGGTCGTCGTGATGAAGAAAAAGCAAGAGCTAAGGAGCGTTTCTTTTCGCATCGAGACGATTTTGGGCAATGGGATCCAAAAAACCAACGTCCAGAGCTTTGGAATATCTTTAACGGAAAACATTTCGAAGGCGAACATTTTAGAGCATTCCCAATTAGTAACTGGACAGAAATGGATGTCTGGAATTACATAAAAAGAGAAAATATAGAAATACCATCACTTTATTTTGCTCATGAAAGAGAAGTGGTTTGGCGTCAAAATTCATGGATTCCTAATTCAGAATTTTTAAATCTTGAAGAAAATGAGGAGGTTGTTACGAGGAAAATACGTTTTAGAACCTTGGGAGATATTACCATAACAGGAGGAATTGAATCGGATGCTGATACGGTTGAGAAAATAGCTCAGGAAGTATCAGCTATGCGTCAAACTGAGAGAGGAAACAGAAGTGATGATAAACGATCAGAATCGGCTATGGAAGATCGTAAACGCCAGGGGTATTTTTAA
- the cysC gene encoding adenylyl-sulfate kinase, with translation MEKNITAHEYKITRLERQQLNGHNSFLVFFTGLSGSGKSTLANALEEKLHESKVHTYVLDGDNVRRGINKNLGFSPEDRSENNRRIGEISKLFIDAGVVVLAAFVAPYEKDRKFIGETVGVENFFEVFVNTSLEECEKRDVKGLYKKARAGEIKNMTGISAPYETPVNPDVEVSHLNTIEESVEIIFQAIKDKLELKTHE, from the coding sequence ATGGAAAAAAACATCACAGCACACGAGTACAAAATCACTAGATTAGAACGCCAACAATTAAATGGCCATAATTCTTTTTTAGTGTTTTTTACAGGTTTATCAGGTTCAGGTAAGTCTACATTAGCTAATGCTTTAGAGGAAAAATTACATGAATCTAAAGTACATACTTATGTTTTAGACGGTGATAATGTGAGACGCGGAATTAATAAAAATTTAGGATTTTCACCTGAAGACCGGTCTGAAAATAACAGGCGAATAGGAGAAATTTCAAAGTTATTTATTGATGCTGGTGTTGTTGTATTAGCTGCTTTTGTAGCGCCTTATGAAAAGGATAGAAAGTTTATAGGAGAAACCGTTGGCGTTGAAAATTTCTTTGAAGTATTTGTAAATACAAGCCTTGAAGAATGTGAAAAGCGCGATGTAAAAGGGTTGTATAAAAAGGCAAGAGCAGGTGAAATTAAGAATATGACCGGTATTTCAGCACCTTATGAAACCCCAGTGAATCCTGATGTTGAGGTGTCTCATTTAAATACAATAGAAGAATCTGTTGAAATTATTTTTCAAGCGATTAAAGATAAATTAGAATTAAAAACACATGAGTAA
- a CDS encoding DUF2061 domain-containing protein, producing MPLSLSKRHIAKAITWRIVGTIDTIVLSWIITGNPLTGLKIGAFEVITKMLLYYCHEQVWFKVKIKESKKRHLLKTVTWRLLGTIDTMLLAWVISGNPLTGFSIGIAEVLTKMILYYLHERTWYKIDFGIEKRRRLKEWKKTSQHTSTKSLD from the coding sequence ATGCCTTTAAGCCTATCTAAAAGACATATCGCTAAAGCCATTACTTGGAGGATTGTAGGAACTATCGATACCATAGTTTTATCTTGGATAATTACAGGAAATCCTTTAACTGGTTTGAAAATTGGAGCTTTTGAGGTTATTACAAAAATGCTTTTGTATTATTGTCATGAGCAAGTTTGGTTTAAAGTCAAAATAAAAGAAAGTAAAAAAAGACATCTGCTAAAAACAGTTACATGGAGATTATTAGGGACAATAGATACCATGTTGTTAGCCTGGGTAATTTCAGGAAATCCGTTAACGGGTTTTAGTATAGGCATTGCTGAAGTACTAACAAAAATGATTTTATATTATTTACATGAAAGAACATGGTATAAAATAGATTTTGGTATAGAAAAAAGAAGACGATTAAAGGAATGGAAAAAAACATCACAGCACACGAGTACAAAATCACTAGATTAG
- the cysQ gene encoding 3'(2'),5'-bisphosphate nucleotidase CysQ encodes MDKNLKIAITAALKAGEAILKIYNKDFSVEYKEDESPLTEADLVSNKIIVTLLQETNLPIISEENKQLPYSIRKEWKQCWIVDPIDGTKEFIKKNGEFTVNIALVENGITKLGVIYVPVTKELYYTNESKSKAYKTVFADNIEDINGVLFKEEDILKPNQEVNGIVKVVGSRSHMNEDTLNYVEGLKHNGNDIEIVSKGSSLKFCLVAEGQADVYPRFAPTMEWDTAAGQAICEAVGLKVLNQTTNEPMKYNRENLLNNYFLVTK; translated from the coding sequence ATAGATAAAAATTTAAAAATAGCAATTACAGCTGCATTAAAAGCCGGAGAGGCTATCCTTAAAATATACAATAAGGATTTCTCTGTAGAATATAAAGAAGACGAGTCGCCTCTTACCGAAGCAGATTTAGTTTCCAATAAAATTATTGTAACCTTACTTCAAGAAACTAATCTTCCAATTATAAGTGAAGAGAATAAACAATTACCTTATTCCATTAGGAAGGAATGGAAACAATGTTGGATTGTAGATCCAATAGATGGTACTAAGGAGTTTATAAAAAAGAACGGAGAGTTTACGGTTAATATAGCCTTAGTAGAAAATGGAATTACTAAGTTAGGTGTAATTTATGTTCCAGTAACCAAGGAATTATATTATACAAACGAAAGTAAATCTAAGGCCTATAAGACTGTATTTGCTGATAATATTGAAGATATTAATGGCGTTTTGTTTAAAGAAGAAGATATACTAAAACCTAATCAAGAGGTTAATGGTATAGTTAAGGTAGTAGGGAGTCGTTCTCATATGAATGAAGATACATTGAATTATGTAGAAGGCTTAAAGCATAATGGAAATGACATAGAAATAGTATCAAAAGGAAGCTCTTTAAAGTTTTGTTTGGTGGCTGAAGGACAAGCAGATGTATACCCTAGATTTGCCCCAACTATGGAGTGGGATACAGCAGCAGGACAAGCTATTTGTGAGGCCGTCGGACTTAAGGTTTTGAATCAAACAACAAATGAACCAATGAAATATAATAGAGAAAATTTACTTAATAATTATTTCTTGGTAACAAAGTAA